The genomic segment tctaaaaaaaattaattaatcaaatgtttTAATTGCATATGTCAAAGTTTTCTCCAAAATATcacaatttgtatttttttaatgaaaaaattatttttatgatttagcatttttaaaaaatatcaaaaattaaaaaaaaaacatagttttatatttttgtatgcattatggatttaataacaagtttaataAGTCCATGGTGTAAGTTGGCCTAAACTTCAAAAACATCAcaaaaatttgtttaattaatatttagggCATGAGTTTTGCAACATAATGCATATTCAaggtattaaattaaatgaattaacaaaaataaaacgttAGGAATTAATTGTAGACTTTAACATTTAGGGGTATAATTTTACACTGTAAAGTATATTCCttgatattaaagatacaaagtagAAATAAATTCACCATTAAAATATGGACTTTAGAGTGGTTAGGTTATAGCTTGATAAAATAGAGACATCCTTACTGAAGATGACCTTTCTTAGACATTAGATGGACCAACGAATAAAAACATgacttggagaaaaaaaaaatcaatcgacAATGCAGTTTACCATAGGTAGGATGCACTAGGGGTGATGTGTCTTCCTCATGCACAACTAGTCCCTTTACCCAGACTCTTACAGACCATTAgctttctagtgaccataatactaggtggtgactcctgaACCTTTCAAATCATGCACATCCAAAACCCCCTCGATCCAGGAGGAAAGCCAGTCATTCAAGGTCGTGCACGCTACGACAGTCTCCATGAAAATCATTATGGAGAGATCTTCATATCTCCTTTACATTCTCCATATCTCTAAATGTATCCCCTTGAAAAATTAATCTTCATGATGAGATCTTCTTGTCTCCATTGAAATCTCTATATCTTCATGAAAAACCTCCACGATAAGATCTTCATGTCTTAATTGAAATATCAATGGCTTCATAAAAAATCTCCATCGGGGATCTCTATTCAAATTTCTACATCTCCATAAAACATCTCCTTACATAACTTTTATTTATGATCACAaaacattttctattttctagacAATAATGTcatctataaaaatttatagaatctcattttccttgtagtaaaAACTCTCATGTTAACAAAAGCCATAAAAAGGCAAGCATTCGTTTCTCATGAAGGTATATTCATAAAAGCATAGCTACAAATGTAACATTTTTCATACAAATACAACCACAAAAGTAATGTTTATACAATGATTATTTTTCTCCCTCATTTTTGCTGGTTAAATTCTTCCAAACATGATTGTTCAAAAGATTTTGAGGGGGTAAATGATAATGCctaccaaatttttctttctataggttTGGGCGAAGCCTAAATAACATGTATGACATGACATAATAATCAACAAGATGACATGCCTGTGCGCTGCCGCGGGCTTATTAAACAAATgcacttgatagtgttataattatgaaccaaCACTAAATAAGTAATATAAACTAAAGATATGatggagaaaatattttatgatggaaaaaaaaagttatgttggtgatcaaaaacttagagactgaacagaatgatttgtagcaatttacagtgttttgtgaagaaagatacagtgttttcgccatataatttagcttttctgttaataaaaagtaaaaaaaattacaaagctaaattccttatcaacttaatattaaaaaaaaaccaacagataattttggaaggaaaaaaacccatgaggaaaAATCTtgcagcaattgacaatgttttgtgaggaaaactataatgctttccctaataaaataaaaataaaaaaaccatttagagaaatattgtagtaatccacaatgttttgtgagaaaaactacaacgctttcctcaaatgatttagctttattgtaattataatttttaaccaactcaatattaaaaaaaaaatcgacaaagataattttggaaaaaatcataaaaaaatcatatgggaaaacactacaaaaattcacagtgttttaaagaaaacaattacaaaaaaattcttaatcagctcaatattaaaaaaataaattgacagagacaattttagaaaacaaataacaaaacaaacaccaaaaaaagagaaacaaatcatgttggaaacactgtaacaattcatagtgttttgtgatgaaagctataatgcttccccacatgatttagtcttatttgtcatgacttgtaattgtaattatcaaacaactcaatattaaaaaaataaaattgacaatgataatttggaaaaaattataagaaaaaaaaaccatacaaagagacactgtagcaatctaaaatgttttgtgaggaaagctaaaGTGCTTTCTGcacatgattaagttttattacaaagttaaattctaaccaactcaatattaaaaaaaattgacgaagataattttggaaaaaaatattacaaaaaagaaaatacaaaagaaactggaaaaaaccatatgaggaaaaactgtatcaatccacagtgttttgtgagaaaaacattgtatttacttgtaattacaattcttaactagcttaatatttaaaaaataaaattgacaaagataactttagagaaaaacataacaaaaacaaaaaaaaaaacatgtgagaaaaaacactggagcaatccacagtaattttcgaggaaagttacaatgctttcctcacatattgtaactgtaatttttaaccagctcaatattaaaaaataaaataaaaaagataattttggagaaaatcataaaaaaaattatgcggagaaacactgtagcaatcaacaatgttttaaagaaaaattacaaaactaaattatcaatcagctcattattaaaaaaaaatcgacaaatataattttgaaaaataaaaaaaataaaatagaaaatctatgtgggaaaacaccacagcaatccacagtattttaaagaaaaaaaattataaagcaaaatttttaaccaggtcaatatttaaaaaaaaaaatcaacaaaaataattcactaTAAATTACTGTTATAATCTACAATGTAAGAATAGTAATTCACCCCTACCATCTATTATAAATATAGCCATCATAGTTAATCAAtgatataaaatcaatttcCCTATCAATAATACATCTTTATTTTATGACAAAAGTCAAAGATATGAGTGtataaatattctttattaCCGTGCAAAATCAAGATTCCATATTTGACTACAAGATAACCATACAAGGGTTCCAAGCTATAGCCACACAAAAAACATAGCTTGACTTAGCCATTGAAAACTTGACAACACACACAATCCCATCTGAGGTCGTACAAAGGCAGCCTTGTAAGACGATTTCAATCTAGGCCATTAAAGTCAGCTATGCAAGTTCATGTCATTCTAGGCCATGTAAAGCCATATACTCTTTTATCTtcgtatttatttatttatttattttaatacagaACACTCCTTTTCTATACTTGTTGACTTGAGTGCCAGAGAATTCTCCATTTGAACATGGAAAAACTTGTTGACTCACGATAAAGCCTAGAACCCTGGACGTTAGTGAAAGGAAAACCAATTTCTTTttcgagtttttttaaaaacttcatCATCATGATTCTTATGCTTGCATCATTGATGAGTTGAATGAGGTAGAAATGGACAATCATTGAGATGTGTGGTAGTTACTATGTAATGTGGGGGTTAGTGGTGGAGAGAGTATTCGTTGTCAAGGGGTGAAGATGGACCAGGAGAGACTAGTGGCTTTTGTTTGTTTCAACGTGGTTAATTAATGTGGGGTTTTCAAATTCTTATTAtttcttagttttgttttgttttgtttttttcttactttcttAAATATATCGAAAGTTAAGAAAACTcgttttatttaggtttttttccctttaatgtTGGAGACGTGTGACACAAGTATTGTGTTAACATATTAATGTCGAAGCTGTTAAACATGGACGGTTTTAACggttaacaaaaatatataataaaaatggtGAAAAGATCTAACTAATAATACCCGACACCAGAAAGATGTGATGTGATAAGCAATTTTCTCCCCCGTAATTTTCTGGTTGATATGatctttattttgtaaattcGACTCCCATTCCAAACCTGTGGCCATAAGCCTCTGTCGTCCTCTCCCATCTTTTCCTTGAGATGTCCTCAGGGGCCGCCCTCATCATGAATGCACCGCAAAAACGACGGAAGAGGGCGGCTAGTAAAAGCGGGCACCACATGACGTGAAGCGGAACCCCATTTGTCAATGAAGGGAGTGGAAATACGTCATCAAGCATATAGTCTTGCAGAGTAGTTTTCCCCGCATCTAATCCAAAAATCATTTCACACTATAAAAATATAGCACTAGCAGTGGCATTCTATTATTGAAGACCTTTCCTTTCTGTCGCTACCACCAAAACAAACAAGCCCCGCCCTCTTGTCTAAGGTATTCTTGTTTTATACTGGGTAGTTGAAAATGAACCAACTTGTTTTGTATATATTCCCCTTCTTCTACGCTgctaaatttatgttttagttGTGGTGGTCAGACAGGAAGGcagatagttttttaatttgctgGTAATTAGAAGAAAGTAATTAGTGTTTTCATTTGATTAATTTGTGAGTAAAGCTGATGTGTGCATGTATATAATATACAGGAAACCATAATCATTCATTTGTATGAATTTCCATTTAGTTTATGTGTGTACTTGCCCACAAAGGTGGAAACATGAATCTATGTTTGGTTGGGTGCGGTTTTCGTGATCATTGTCGTgttcaacatctttttttcttggctGTGTTTGCGTAGGATTTTTGTAATTTCGTTGAACTGGGATGTGAAATAACTGTTGTTGGGTACAtattaagctttttttattgttgtttatttcaGCTATGGTTGGATCCATGACAGTTTCAGTGAATTCCACACCGCCGGTTGATTTGTATGCAAATGGCACTGTTCATCATGCTGAATTACTTCCTGCATCTGATGATGATCATGGTGGTATCATTGTGGACATGAAGGAGCCTATGGACCCGGATATTTTTCATGCCAGGCTCAGAGCTTCATTATCGTTGTGGGGGCAACAGGTGTTTATTTTAACACAGCTTCCTTCAGAATTTGATTTGCCTTTTAATTTCAATGATGGAAAATTTTTTCCacaatttgattatatatatggtGCATAATCACTATTGAAATGCTCGTATATTTCCTGAAATTAACATCTGGTTGAAAGAATGCAAGTTGAGTAACTAAGGTCTGAGTAAAGCACGGAGCAGAATATGTTCTTGCTAACCACTAACTACTATGAGCTGTTGctgaaaaatctttttttttttcatttatctcTTACTATTATGAATCTTGCGAGTAAACAATTGAAGTCTGTACAGAGTGGTGATCGGTAATATGCAATTCTTCAAGACTTTAAGTGAGAATTCATTGATATGAGGATTGCAGATGGATCTATAAATTGATGAGTAAACACACCCAACTAAAGTCATCTACAAATAATATGATCCTGTGGGTTGAACCACCTTTGATGAGATGCATGGCATCTGATGAATGTAATTGGTCATGTTTTTTTCTCAGCGTAATAATAGTGAACTACCTCTCTGGACGCTTTGTAACATGGCTTGTTTAAAAGATCTTGGAGATTGTCTAACACTTAGTCACAAACTCTTTAGTTATACAGCAGTGATACtctttattttcatcttaatCCTTTTTCCCCTGAACATATTGAGTTGGTGGCtagtttatcttttattttatctttgcaGGGGAAGAAGGGAATTTGGATCAAGTTGCCAATCGCACTGGTAAATCTTGTAGAAACTGCGGTTAAGGTAAAGACAGCAATAGACATTAATCATCTAACAACCTATAACCATGCTTCCTTAAACTGAATTCATCTTGTGAATTCAGGTTTATGAATGGAACCTTGTCACATGATTATTCACCAAACCATCTCGATTATTGGATCTTTGTGTATTATATGTTATATTTTCCGCAATCAATTGGAGGCAGCTGAGATATAATCATCCCAGCTTCAGAATAGAAAAtcgttttgatctttttattgcTGTGGCAACATAGATGCCGATCCCTCTTTTCATAATAGAGCACCAGCCAGGAAGATGGACTTGCCTTATAATCTTTCACAAATTCTCTTATTGTACTTCATATATActacatatttttcttatatggcGACATTAAATCCTGTCCCTATGTAGGAACAAGATGAGTGCAAATATGAGCCTGTGAAGTGATAAGATAATTAGGTTTTGATTCTCAGAACCTGGTGCTCAATCAGCCTTTTGGCATGATTCAAGTCCCAACTCTTAAAAACCAATTCTGAACATAAAAtcctaatttttgttttcatgaagaTAGAATACTAATGGTATATTCATGAAATGTTGATCTCACctgttttcttcattaattttaagagaTTTGTTGTATACAGTTATCTCCCTTTGCTCCAAAAACTTTTATGCgagtaaaagatgaaaaatgacCTCTCTTTGTACCTCTGTTGTCCTGATAACAGAAAGGATTCCGGTACCACCATGCAGAGCCAAATTACCTCATGCTTGTTTACTGGATTCCTGACACCCCAAGCACTATTCCTGCAAATGCTTCCCATAGAGTATGTGTTGGTGCTATTGTCTTGAATGATAAAAGAGAGGTATTCACTATTTCTGCATCAACTTCTCTTGCTGATTCTGCTTACCCTAATTCTACTTTCATCTTCAGtttatatttgctttttttttttttaattttatttcttgtttgtcAAATTATTAGCATCATTCTCCCCCTCCAAAAGTTTAATTATACATCTATGTTACTGTTTTGAATACCCAAAATCCCTTTATAGGTACTTGTGGTCCAGGAAAAGAGTGGCAAACTTCAAGGAACAGGCGTGTGGAAAATCCCTACTGGAGGAGTTGATGAGGTACATGCCTAGAGCTaggaatttttattgtttaacatTTAATGGATCTCCTTGATCATTTAAATGAGATTTTCAACATGCAGGGTGAGGAGATCTTTATGGCAGCTGTAAGAGAAGTAAAAGAAGAGACGGCAGTAAGTAATTAACTGTATACCAATATACGttccttctttttaatttcaaatcacATCTTTCTAAAAGCACATGTTTTTGTTGCTCAGATTGACACGGAATTTCTGGAAATTCTAGCATTCAGGTGTGAAGTTTTTGTTGCTGCTGATGGTTTTTTCCCTGTGACTCAAACTATtgattatgcttaattttttagttatggAGAATGGATGGTAGTTTGAACACCAATTATATTCTTACTTTCGACTTTTAGACTTGTTCTTGAAGATGGTCTATAATGGATAAACCAAGATATGGATTCAGGGTGATTTTCTTTGCGTAGAGAAAGCAGCATCTAGAGTTTCTCCTTGTAGATTCCCCATGTAATGGCTAAACCTGTTCCGCGTTAAAAAGAAGCCATTCATTCTTGGGAAAATCAGGttgtctgatttttttattctctcatGAAGAGATCACTTGCATCTGTCCAAATTGAATATCATGAATCCCTTTGCC from the Populus nigra chromosome 1, ddPopNigr1.1, whole genome shotgun sequence genome contains:
- the LOC133670278 gene encoding nudix hydrolase 10-like, producing the protein MVGSMTVSVNSTPPVDLYANGTVHHAELLPASDDDHGGIIVDMKEPMDPDIFHARLRASLSLWGQQGKKGIWIKLPIALVNLVETAVKKGFRYHHAEPNYLMLVYWIPDTPSTIPANASHRVCVGAIVLNDKREVLVVQEKSGKLQGTGVWKIPTGGVDEGEEIFMAAVREVKEETAIDTEFLEILAFRQWHKSFFEKSDLVFLCMLRPLSFDIKKQELEIEAAKWMPFEEYAAQPVAQNHELFTYIIDLCLAKADRDYIGFSPQPLRSTLNDQISYLYSNVRDLNQSSSADRQ